In one window of Pseudoalteromonas espejiana DSM 9414 DNA:
- the rplS gene encoding 50S ribosomal protein L19 yields MAKVNQNIIKALEDEQLKTDVPAFGAGDTVVVQVKVKEGNKERLQAFEGVVIAKRNRGLHSAFTVRKISSGEGVERVFQTHSPLIDSVTVKRRGAVRRAKLYYLRERSGKSARIREKLN; encoded by the coding sequence ATGGCAAAAGTAAACCAAAATATTATTAAAGCGCTTGAAGATGAGCAGCTTAAAACAGACGTACCAGCATTCGGTGCTGGTGACACTGTAGTAGTACAAGTAAAAGTAAAAGAAGGTAACAAAGAGCGTCTACAGGCCTTTGAAGGTGTTGTAATCGCTAAGCGTAATCGTGGTCTTCACTCAGCATTCACAGTTCGTAAAATTTCGAGCGGTGAAGGTGTTGAGCGTGTATTCCAAACGCACAGCCCTCTTATCGATAGCGTAACAGTTAAGCGTCGCGGTGCAGTTCGTCGTGCTAAGCTTTACTACCTACGTGAGCGTTCTGGTAAATCTGCACGTATTAGAGAAAAACTTAACTAA
- the trmD gene encoding tRNA (guanosine(37)-N1)-methyltransferase TrmD, producing the protein MTQTSSLWVGVISLFPDMFDAITHQGVTGRAVKNGLIDFNCWNPRDYALDKHRTVDDRPYGGGPGMLMMVEPLKQAILDAKKAAGDGAKVIYMSPQGRKLDQQGASELANSEKLILIAGRYEGIDERIIESYVDEEWSIGDFILSGGELPAMTLIDAVARLVPGVLGHNQSAEQDSFSDGLLDCPHYTRPETLDDKQVPAVLLSGNHQEIAKWRLKQSLGRTWLRRPDLLHNLALTEEQAVLLAQFQQEYQKACG; encoded by the coding sequence ATGACTCAAACTAGTTCATTATGGGTAGGGGTGATAAGCCTTTTCCCTGACATGTTTGATGCTATTACACACCAAGGTGTCACTGGTCGCGCAGTGAAAAATGGCTTAATTGACTTTAACTGCTGGAATCCACGTGACTATGCTTTAGATAAGCATAGGACTGTAGATGACCGTCCTTACGGGGGCGGACCCGGTATGTTAATGATGGTTGAGCCATTAAAACAAGCCATTCTTGACGCTAAAAAAGCGGCAGGCGATGGCGCAAAAGTAATTTATATGTCCCCGCAAGGGCGCAAATTAGATCAGCAAGGGGCGAGCGAACTCGCAAACTCTGAAAAGCTGATTTTGATTGCCGGTCGCTATGAAGGTATAGACGAGAGAATAATAGAGTCATACGTTGACGAAGAATGGTCAATTGGTGATTTTATTTTGAGTGGTGGTGAACTACCCGCCATGACATTAATTGACGCAGTAGCGCGATTAGTGCCAGGTGTATTAGGTCATAACCAGTCAGCAGAGCAAGACTCATTTTCGGATGGCTTGCTAGATTGTCCTCACTATACACGGCCAGAAACATTGGACGACAAACAGGTGCCTGCTGTATTGCTCAGCGGAAACCACCAAGAGATAGCTAAATGGCGGCTTAAGCAGTCATTAGGCAGAACTTGGCTACGCCGTCCTGACTTGTTGCATAACCTAGCTCTGACTGAGGAGCAAGCGGTATTACTCGCGCAATTTCAGCAAGAGTACCAAAAAGCTTGTGGCTAG
- the tyrA gene encoding bifunctional chorismate mutase/prephenate dehydrogenase, with product MAELSDLSQLRDGIDECDAQLVALLAKRNAITQQIGAIKQQTGSPLHAPEREAALLAARREEALKQGVSPDLVEDILRRMMREAYQNQQAKLACAALELSPIVIVGGQGAMGQLFAQQFMRSGYEVKILDKDQQNDAEAILAGAKLVMISVPINALETVVAKLPKLDDDCLLVDITSVKKSPINALQAAHSGPVVGLHPMFGPDISHWVKQTVVVCEGRDHSAAQGLLAQLQVWGCQLVELDAKKHDEAMQIIQVMRHLTTFVYGQFLAKQSHTLEELRSCSSPIYQLELMMVGRLFAQSPELYSDIMLAQFDDVENLLAQYQETFAQTLEKLKAGDKGALIDAFADAKAYFSDSTAHFLTQSRSLLNKANDAKVLD from the coding sequence GTGGCTGAATTAAGTGATTTATCACAATTACGAGATGGCATAGATGAATGCGATGCACAATTAGTTGCTTTACTCGCTAAGCGAAATGCAATAACACAACAAATTGGTGCTATTAAACAGCAAACAGGTTCACCACTGCATGCGCCAGAGCGAGAAGCTGCTTTGCTAGCAGCTCGTCGCGAGGAAGCATTAAAGCAAGGCGTAAGCCCTGATCTAGTAGAAGATATATTACGCCGCATGATGCGTGAAGCTTACCAAAACCAGCAAGCTAAACTTGCCTGTGCGGCACTTGAACTTTCGCCTATTGTTATTGTTGGCGGCCAAGGAGCTATGGGGCAGTTGTTTGCTCAACAGTTTATGCGCTCAGGTTACGAAGTTAAAATCTTAGACAAAGATCAACAAAATGACGCAGAGGCTATATTAGCAGGCGCAAAGTTGGTAATGATAAGTGTGCCAATCAACGCACTCGAAACCGTTGTCGCTAAGCTACCTAAACTTGATGATGACTGCTTACTTGTTGATATTACATCGGTAAAAAAATCGCCTATTAACGCTTTACAAGCAGCTCATAGTGGCCCGGTTGTTGGTTTGCACCCTATGTTTGGCCCTGACATTTCGCATTGGGTAAAACAAACCGTGGTTGTATGTGAGGGGCGAGATCACAGTGCTGCTCAAGGTTTGTTGGCGCAGTTGCAAGTTTGGGGTTGTCAGTTAGTTGAGCTAGACGCTAAGAAGCATGATGAAGCAATGCAAATTATTCAGGTAATGCGCCACTTAACAACATTTGTATATGGGCAGTTTTTGGCAAAACAAAGCCATACATTGGAAGAGCTGAGAAGTTGCTCTTCACCTATCTATCAGCTAGAGCTGATGATGGTAGGACGCTTATTTGCGCAATCACCAGAACTGTATTCAGATATAATGTTAGCGCAGTTTGATGATGTAGAGAATTTATTAGCGCAGTATCAAGAGACCTTTGCACAGACTCTTGAAAAGCTAAAAGCGGGAGATAAAGGCGCACTCATCGATGCATTTGCTGATG